One Prunus dulcis chromosome 7, ALMONDv2, whole genome shotgun sequence DNA segment encodes these proteins:
- the LOC117635159 gene encoding plant intracellular Ras-group-related LRR protein 4-like — METTAFQSVDQVVEEIMRIHRSLPARPGVDEVEAAVALVQNVEKEDQARLDAIARQTKTLQVPEELFMVLQEMQRSLVYFHSKEQKREALKLLDLENLHNLFDDFIQRASTCVASPNSTSSSSAKKTTTMISNSNSVSAVPHKPSPSSASAAHVFHSDNNEIVAKSSSVRVSRDDSFMVNKAKKQFFVDGIGARPAVSSTPQIVDSSLKPGSALNSTGGQESEKLSLIKLASLIEVLAKKGTKDLNLRNKLMDQIEWLPDSIGKLSRLVSLDLSENRILVLPSTIGGLSSLTKLDLHSNRIAQLPDAIGDLLSLVSLDLSANDLTALPATFGRLVRLEELDLSSNRLPALPDSIGSLASLKILNVETNDIEEIPHTIGHCSSLKELRADYNRLKALPEAVGKIESLEVLSVRYNNIKQLPTTVSSLLSLRELDVSFNELESVPENLCFATSLVKMNIGNNFADLRYLPRSIGNLEMLEELDISNNQIRVLPDSFRMLTRLRVLRVEENPLEVPPRHIAEKGAQAVVQYMTELVVKREVKAQPAKQKKTWAQICFFSRSNKRKRSGGDYVKA; from the exons ATGGAAACGACGGCGTTTCAGTCAGTGGACCAAGTGGTGGAAGAGATCATGAGAATTCACAGATCTTTGCCGGCGAGGCCAGGCGTGGACGAGGTGGAAGCCGCCGTGGCTCTGGTTCAGAATGTGGAGAAGGAAGACCAGGCCAGGCTCGACGCCATTGCCAGGCAGACCAAGACATTGCAAGTCCCCGAAGAGCTATTCATGGTGTTGCAGGAGATGCAGAGGAGCTTGGTCTACTTCCACAGCAAGGAGCAGAAGCGGGAGGCCTTGAAATTGCTCGATCTTGAAAACCTCCACAACCTGTTCGATGATTTCATTCAGAGAGCTTCAACTTGCGTCGCTTCTCCCAAttctacttcttcttcttctgcgaAGAAAACGACTACCATGATTTCGAATTCGAATTCCGTTTCTGCGGTTCCACACAAGCCCTCTCCTTCTTCTGCCTCTGCTGCGCATGTGTTCCACTCTGACAACAACGAAATTGTTGCTAAGTCTTCTTCAGTCAGAGTGAGCAGAGACGACAGTTTTATGGTCAACAAGGCCAAGAAACAGTTCTTCGTTGATGGAATTGGGGCTCGGCCTGCTGTTTCTTCCACACCCCAGATAGTCGATTCGTCTCTGAAGCCTGGTTCTGCTCTCAATTCAACTGGAG GTCAGGAGAGTGAGAAATTGAGTCTAATAAAGCTAGCGAGTCTAATTGAAGTCTTGGCCAAGAAAGGAACTAAAGATCTTAATCTTCGCAACAAGTTGATGGATCAAATTGAATGGCTGCCCGACTCAATAGGAAAGCTTTCTAGATTGGTCTCCCTTGATTTGTCTGAAAACCGGATTTTGGTCCTCCCATCCACCATTGGAGGTCTTTCCTCCTTGACCAAATTGGATTTGCATTCAAACAGGATTGCTCAGCTGCCTGACGCTATTGGAGATCTTCTTAGCCTTGTCTCTCTAGACCTTAGTGCAAATGACTTGACTGCTCTGCCTGCTACCTTTGGCCGATTGGTGCGTCTTGAAGAGCTCGATTTGAGCTCAAATAGGCTCCCTGCGCTTCCTGACTCAATTGGGTCCCTTGCTAGCCTCAAGATATTGAATGTGGAGACCAATGATATTGAAGAAATTCCCCATACTATCGGTCATTGTTCCTCGCTTAAAGAGCTCCGTGCAGACTATAATAGGCTTAAAGCACTTCCTGAAGCTGTGGGAAAGATTGAGAGCCTGGAGGTTTTGTCTGTGCGTTACAATAACATCAAACAGTTGCCCACAACCGTGTCGTCTCTATTGAGCCTGAGGGAGCTGGATGTAAGTTTCAATGAGCTTGAGTCTGTGCCTGAGAACTTGTGTTTTGCCACCTCACTGGTCAAGATGAACATTGGAAACAACTTTGCTGATCTGAGATACCTACCAAGGTCTATTGGGAACCTTGAGATGCTTGAAGAGTTGGATATCAGTAACAACCAGATACGGGTTCTCCCTGACTCCTTCAGGATGCTCACGCGACTGCGTGTTCTGCGTGTTGAAGAAAACCCTCTTGAAGTGCCACCAAGACACATTGCCGAAAAGGGGGCACAA GCTGTTGTTCAATACATGACTGAGCTTGTCGTGAAAAGAGAAGTTAAAGCACAACCTGCTAAGCAGAAGAAGACTTGGGCTCAAATCTGCTTCTTCTCGCGGTCAAACAAAAGGAAGCGCAGCGGTGGAGATTATGTGAAGGCCTGA
- the LOC117635751 gene encoding RNA polymerase I-specific transcription initiation factor RRN3-like, with amino-acid sequence MNREKLGIEEVAMLVTNLNALSGSVTYIENVQHDELLSAIFDRSLWNYKPDVMDALIKFIKLLAISSGKYVDRCLEILTHQFCPPDILPLLKILARKDQVLSRVHSALKYIADMMPLSPMRLGPIVLDGMPPDRCSKIRTPSLVIYVENMLKLDLGGFVRNLMLAGVVDLLLNLDLQINNSSKGIFEMEQEDVNESTDHDLNDDSERPRQLSPEAKAIAEKLDSLMVLIFEHLESCGGHLIQTFQTLLDSFMKTVLTAYKSKFSQFVIFYACALDPGNCGVTFALKLEDKFFCSTDFPNIRMSAVAYLASYLSRAKFLSVSVVAGTLERLVDWCFKYIEMQDDEINPEAHRIFYSGCQAIMYILCFRMRSMMGDPQLKPWLVRLPLEWILNNKLSPLKVCLPSIVLEFLRQAKAARLFMTSEKFNFDDFLESELSREFGGMERLDMFFPFDPCLLKKSDSCIRPNFIFWSMVQPTYDDEDSSDEDVGEAFAGDDDDDGGMDYGIMQSLEEQHFDFDEFDSSLNKMSITPKDSLHSRFGGAINQPMRMPSRIRPSTSPESL; translated from the exons ATGAACCGCGAAAAGCTTGGCATTGAGGAAGTAGCTATGCTTGTG ACAAATTTGAATGCACTATCTGGATCAGTTACTTACATAGAAAACGTTCAACACGATGAACTTCTCTCAGCA ATTTTTGACAGGAGCTTGTGGAACTATAAGCCTGATGTGATGGATGCATTGATTAAATTCATCAAATTATTG GCTATTTCAAGTGGGAAGTATGTTGACCGCTGTTTGGAGatactcacccaccagttctgTCCACCTGATATTTTGCCACTTTTGAAAATTCTTGCAAGAAAGGACCAAGTTTTATCTCGTGTGCATTCAGCTCTGAAATATATAGCTGATATGATGCCACTTTCCCCTATGAGACTTGGGCCAATTGTTTTAGATGGAATGCCACCAGATCGTTGTAGTAAGATCCGT ACTCCTAGTCTTGTGATATACGTAGAGAACATGTTGAAGTTGGATCTCGGAGGATTTGTTCGGAACCTCATGCTTGCGGGTGTTGTGGATTTGCTGCTAAATCTGGAT TTGCAGATAAATAACTCTAGTAAAGGAATATTTGAGATGGAGCAAGAAGATGTGAATGAGTCTACGGATCATGATCTGAATGATGACAGTGAG CGTCCTAGACAATTAAGTCCAGAAGCAAAAGCAATTGCTGAAAAATTGGATAGCTTGATGGTGTTAATTTTTGAGCATCTTGAATCTTGTGGTGGCCATTTGATCCAG ACCTTTCAAACTCTTCTGGACTCATTTATGAAGACTGTTTTGACTGcatacaaatcaaaattttcccaG TTTGTGATATTCTATGCGTGTGCTCTTGATCCTGGAAACTGCGGTGTGACATTTGCTTTGAAGCTTGAAGATAAATTCTTTTGCAGTACTGACTTCCCAAACATCAG AATGAGTGCCGTTGCTTATCTTGCTAGTTATTTGTCTCGGGCTAAATTTCTGTCAGTCTCTGTGGTTGCTGGCACCCTGGAAAG GTTGGTGGATTGGTGTTTCAAATATATCGAAATGCAGGATGATGAAATAAATCCAGAAGCtcatagaatattttattctgGATGTcag GCCATCATGTATATCCTGTGCTTCCGAATGAGATCAATGATGGGTGATCCTCAGCTGAAGCCATGGCTTGTTCGTTTGCCTTTAGAGTGGATTTTGAATAATAAGTTGAGCCCGCTGAAG GTGTGTCTGCCTTCCATTGTATTGGAGTTTCTACGGCAAGCAAAAGCAGCTAGGTTATTTATGACATCTGAGAAATTCAATTTTGACGACTTCCTGGAATCAGAACTTTCAAGGGAATTTGGTGGGATGGAAAGGCTCGACATGTTCTTCCCTTTTGACCCATGTCTGCTGAAAAAAAGTGACAG TTGCATCCGGCCAAACTTCATTTTCTGGTCAATGGTTCAACCCACATATGATGACGAAGATTCCAGTGATGAAGATGTCGGTGAAGCTTTTGCAGGtgacgatgatgatgacgGTGGAATGGATTATGGGATTATGCAGAGCTTGGAGGAAcagcattttgattttgatgaattcGACTCTTCATTGAACAAAATGTCTATCACACCAAAAGATTCCTTACATAGTAGGTTTGGTGGTGCAATAAACCAACCCATGCGAATGCCCTCGAGAATTAGACCGTCAACAAGTCCGGAATCATTGTAA